A genome region from Stegostoma tigrinum isolate sSteTig4 chromosome 37, sSteTig4.hap1, whole genome shotgun sequence includes the following:
- the vdac2 gene encoding voltage-dependent anion-selective channel protein 2 — protein MAVPPSYADLGKAARDIFNKGYGFGLIKLEVKTKSQSGVEFTTSGSSNTESGKVSGSLETKYKWSEYGLTFTEKWNTDNTLGTEIAIEDQLAKGLKLTFDTTFSPNTGKKSGRVKTAYKREYINLGCDVDFDFAGPAIHASAVAGYEGWLAGYQMSFDTAKSKLTQNNFAVGYKTGDFQLHTNVNDGAEFGGSIYQKVSDNLDTAVNLAWTAGNNSTRFGIAAKYQLDSTASISAKVNNSSLIGISYSQILRPGIKLTLCSLIDGKSINSGGHKLGLGLELEA, from the exons GGTTTGGTTTGATAAAGCTTGAAGTGAAAACCAAATCACAAAGTGGAGTG GAATTTACAACTTCAGGTTCATCCAACACTGAAAGCGGCAAAGTATCTGGAAGCTTGGAAACCAAGTACAAGTGGTCTGAGTATGGCCTCACGTTTACAGAGAAGTGGAACACTGACAACACTTTGGGCACAGAGATTGCAATTGAAGATCAG CTTGCCAAAGGTCTGAAGTTGACGTTTGACACCACCTTTTCACCTAACACTGG CAAGAAGAGTGGCAGAGTAAAGACTGCCTACAAGCGTGAATATATCAACCTGGGCTGTGATGTAGATTTTGACTTTGCAGGCCCTGCAATCCATGCTTCAGCAGTTGCTGGTTACGAAGGATGGCTTGCTGGTTATCAAATGTCCTTTGACACAGCCAAGTCAAAGCTGACCCAGAACAACTTTGCAGTTGGCTacaaaactggtgatttccagtTGCACACTAATGT TAATGATGGTGCTGAATTTGGAGGTTCCATTTACCAGAAGGTGAGCGATAACCTGGATACTGCTGTAAATCTTGCCTGGACTGCAGGTAACAACAGTACTCGTTTTGGCATTGCTGCAAAGTACCAACTCGACTCTACCGCTTCCATTTCT GCAAAAGTCAATAACTCCAGCCTAATTGGAATAAGTTACAGCCAGATTCTTAGGCCAG GTATAAAACTCACTCTGTGTTCCCTAATTGATGGAAAGAGCATCAATTCTGGCGGTCACAAACTTGGTTTGGGTCTTGAATTGGAAGCTTAA